A window of the Dyadobacter pollutisoli genome harbors these coding sequences:
- a CDS encoding NAD(P)/FAD-dependent oxidoreductase, producing MELKKVVIIGGGFAGINLAQKLSRDRRFHITLVDKNNYNFFPPLLYQVATGFLEASNVSYPFRKFFQDKNNLRFSFGAFTEVFPNERKIATESGDIDYDYLVFATGTESNFFGMENVKRNAVPMKTVKDALALRNHILCNKEKATKTMDVVERRKLLSIVVAGAGPTGVEVSGMLAEMHRNIFKKDYPELRREEVQIYLVDALPVVLRPMSEKSQQETLEELNGLGINVLLNHTVKDYQDGIVTFANGKTIATKTLIWTSGVTATKLPGIPETSLGKGKRVLVDGFNKVIGLDNIFALGDICLMNSDEKFPDGHPQLAQVAIQQGKNLAQNLRLMLDGKPMETFAYKDKGTMAIIGVNKAVADLPGLHFKGFIAYFLWLVVHLFSLIRYRNQVKTFYNWMIAFVTRDQSLRFIMDAKPEK from the coding sequence ATGGAATTGAAAAAAGTAGTCATCATTGGGGGAGGTTTCGCGGGCATTAACCTGGCACAGAAACTATCGCGCGACAGGCGGTTTCATATCACACTGGTCGATAAGAATAACTACAACTTTTTTCCACCGTTGTTGTATCAGGTGGCTACTGGTTTTCTGGAGGCTTCTAATGTCAGTTACCCTTTCCGGAAATTTTTTCAGGATAAAAATAACCTGCGTTTCAGTTTCGGGGCTTTTACAGAAGTATTTCCCAATGAAAGAAAAATAGCGACCGAAAGTGGCGATATTGACTACGACTACCTGGTTTTTGCCACCGGCACGGAAAGCAATTTTTTTGGTATGGAAAATGTGAAAAGGAATGCGGTACCCATGAAAACAGTAAAGGACGCATTGGCATTAAGAAACCACATTTTATGTAATAAGGAAAAAGCCACTAAAACTATGGATGTCGTAGAGCGAAGGAAGCTGCTCTCTATCGTGGTAGCCGGTGCCGGACCGACTGGTGTAGAGGTTTCAGGAATGCTGGCAGAAATGCACCGGAATATTTTCAAAAAAGATTATCCTGAACTGAGGCGAGAGGAGGTACAGATATATCTGGTGGATGCCTTGCCTGTGGTTTTGAGACCCATGAGTGAAAAATCTCAGCAGGAAACGCTTGAAGAATTGAATGGGCTTGGCATTAACGTGCTGCTGAATCACACTGTTAAGGATTATCAGGACGGAATCGTGACATTTGCAAATGGTAAAACGATTGCCACCAAAACGCTGATATGGACATCGGGAGTTACCGCTACCAAGTTACCGGGTATACCAGAAACTTCGCTTGGAAAAGGCAAACGTGTGTTGGTGGACGGTTTCAACAAAGTAATTGGCTTGGATAACATTTTTGCATTAGGCGACATTTGTCTGATGAACTCGGATGAAAAATTTCCTGACGGACATCCGCAGCTGGCGCAGGTAGCTATTCAGCAGGGAAAAAATCTGGCACAAAACCTGCGATTAATGCTGGACGGAAAACCAATGGAAACGTTTGCCTACAAAGACAAAGGTACCATGGCGATTATTGGTGTTAACAAAGCCGTTGCGGACTTGCCGGGTTTGCATTTCAAGGGTTTTATAGCGTACTTTCTGTGGCTGGTAGTGCATCTTTTTTCGCTGATCCGTTATCGTAATCAGGTCAAAACGTTTTATAACTGGATGATTGCTTTTGTTACCAGAGACCAGTCCCTGCGATTCATTATGGATGCCAAACCGGAAAAATGA
- a CDS encoding DUF6496 domain-containing protein has translation MAKYSKKAGEKVEEAVHEQKEGKLKTGSGKKVTSKKQAVAIGLSEARKAGAKVPKKKD, from the coding sequence ATGGCAAAATACTCAAAAAAGGCAGGCGAAAAAGTCGAAGAAGCCGTGCACGAGCAAAAAGAAGGGAAACTTAAAACAGGTTCCGGAAAGAAAGTGACTTCTAAAAAACAAGCCGTCGCGATCGGATTATCGGAGGCCCGGAAGGCGGGGGCGAAGGTCCCCAAAAAGAAAGACTAA
- a CDS encoding fibronectin type III domain-containing protein — MRNSFALSALSVLIVIIFTAVLPSGATALVIPKAPQTLAAVAVSPSQITITWVDASLDETGFELESSTDGKVFVKLATPAVNVVIYQNIGLTASTAYWYRIRAKNASGFSVYSNIATATTKPPLVTIPKAPSGLKGSAISISQINLSWEDNATDETGFQLERSLNGTTFTKIADLGANITAFQNTGLATATTYHYRVRALNTAGGSAYSNVSSITTQNIPVPDQPTGFTAVPLAHNLIQLRWSPPTGNAAEVWVERSRGSDAQFVQIHKQAASVIQYEDKEALATDDYYYRIKAVNAGGSSPYSLIAIVRAASIITSTAPAEDGNLIYVSEKSLITELKNNVPATLLVFDLKGAERKKSSIGQSAQTDLNFLPAGIYIVIIRKDNEVISRKIALY; from the coding sequence ATGAGGAATAGTTTTGCCCTGTCTGCGCTGTCTGTCCTGATTGTTATCATTTTTACTGCGGTTTTACCTTCCGGGGCAACAGCCTTGGTAATCCCAAAAGCACCGCAAACTTTGGCGGCAGTTGCAGTTTCGCCTTCACAGATCACAATAACCTGGGTTGATGCATCATTGGACGAAACCGGGTTTGAACTCGAAAGCTCGACAGATGGAAAGGTCTTTGTCAAACTTGCAACACCTGCTGTTAATGTTGTCATTTACCAAAACATAGGGTTAACTGCTTCAACAGCATATTGGTACCGGATTCGGGCAAAAAATGCATCCGGGTTTTCAGTCTATTCCAACATTGCAACAGCAACAACAAAACCACCGCTGGTTACCATCCCCAAAGCGCCATCCGGCTTGAAAGGTAGCGCGATATCTATTAGTCAGATTAACCTAAGCTGGGAGGACAATGCGACCGATGAGACTGGTTTTCAATTGGAAAGATCATTGAACGGCACCACGTTTACCAAAATAGCTGACCTGGGCGCGAACATCACAGCTTTCCAGAACACAGGCCTTGCTACCGCTACGACCTACCATTACAGGGTGCGTGCATTGAATACGGCAGGAGGCTCGGCATACAGTAATGTCAGTTCCATTACGACTCAAAATATCCCTGTTCCAGACCAGCCTACTGGGTTTACGGCCGTTCCGCTTGCACATAATTTGATACAACTGAGATGGTCGCCCCCTACCGGCAATGCCGCCGAAGTATGGGTAGAGCGTTCCAGAGGATCAGATGCGCAATTTGTGCAGATACACAAGCAGGCGGCGAGCGTTATCCAGTATGAGGACAAAGAGGCGCTTGCTACCGACGACTACTATTACCGGATCAAGGCTGTGAATGCCGGCGGCAGCTCTCCTTATAGTTTGATCGCCATTGTTCGTGCCGCATCGATTATTACTTCCACAGCTCCGGCCGAAGACGGGAACCTGATCTATGTGTCGGAAAAAAGCTTGATTACCGAGCTCAAAAACAATGTCCCCGCCACCCTTCTTGTCTTTGATCTGAAAGGGGCCGAGCGAAAGAAAAGCAGCATCGGTCAATCCGCGCAAACAGATCTGAACTTTTTACCTGCAGGAATCTACATTGTTATAATCCGGAAGGATAATGAAGTAATATCCAGGAAAATAGCGCTTTATTAG
- a CDS encoding SDR family oxidoreductase, whose product MNYQMDTRGQTQSAQPGIEEVMDPTPVIIRESYRGSGRLQGKTALITGGDSGIGRAVAVHFAREGADVAIVYLDENQDAEDTKSMVEAEGKACLLLQGDIRSEQFCKEAVSRTVNAFGKLNILVNNAAEQHPKEHIREISARQLTDTFATNIFSFFYFTQAALPHLRKGDSIINTTSITAYHGSPALLDYSSTKGAIVAYTRSLAGSLAEEGIRVNAVAPGPIWTPLIPSTFDSERVEKFGKDTPFKRPGQPAEVAPCYVFLACEDASYMSGQVLHPNGGQVVNG is encoded by the coding sequence ATGAATTATCAAATGGATACCAGGGGGCAAACGCAAAGCGCACAACCTGGAATAGAGGAAGTAATGGACCCTACACCGGTCATCATCCGCGAAAGTTACCGGGGAAGTGGCCGTTTACAAGGGAAAACCGCCCTCATTACCGGCGGCGACAGCGGCATAGGCCGTGCTGTAGCCGTCCATTTTGCGAGGGAAGGAGCTGACGTAGCCATTGTTTACCTCGATGAAAATCAGGACGCCGAAGATACAAAATCCATGGTGGAAGCTGAGGGAAAGGCATGTTTGCTCTTACAGGGCGACATCCGCAGCGAGCAATTCTGTAAAGAAGCCGTCAGCCGGACGGTCAATGCATTCGGGAAGCTCAATATCCTGGTCAACAATGCGGCAGAGCAACACCCCAAAGAACATATCCGCGAAATTTCGGCCCGGCAACTGACGGATACTTTTGCTACCAATATCTTTTCCTTTTTCTATTTTACGCAGGCAGCTTTGCCGCACTTGAGAAAAGGGGATTCCATCATTAACACAACCTCCATCACCGCATACCACGGCAGTCCGGCATTGCTCGACTACTCCTCCACCAAAGGTGCCATCGTAGCCTACACCAGGTCTTTGGCCGGTAGCCTTGCAGAGGAAGGGATCAGGGTGAACGCGGTGGCGCCGGGCCCGATATGGACACCTTTGATCCCATCTACGTTCGATTCGGAACGTGTTGAAAAATTCGGAAAGGACACTCCTTTCAAGCGACCGGGACAGCCTGCCGAAGTCGCTCCCTGCTACGTATTTCTGGCCTGTGAGGATGCCTCGTATATGAGCGGTCAAGTGCTACATCCTAACGGCGGGCAGGTAGTGAACGGTTAG
- a CDS encoding PAS domain-containing hybrid sensor histidine kinase/response regulator, producing the protein MNNLGKKLFKMLRQVERALKKDNAPKNAQIFTTDGQLYNSFLNSSSIYAIGIDTDGNYSYVNDHYCNFFGLTRAELLGASSLEGIVSDDIEKCLMVGEKCFVNPGMPHSVVLRKRSAHEGIKTIQWEFTGIADRSGMVKEIFCIGYDITQRLKVEEDLSVLVSNMQDVLFTISAEGLFTYVSPSWTKIYGHSIEETIGRSFTNFVHPEDHEVCFKALRTTVETGKPVPGGVEHRIIHKNGNWTWCNTDANIDMASKAIILTSHNITELRNSRERLKELAIVASNTTDYIVITNSKGYITWVNKAYENQTGHTRREIKGKDPTELLCGPETNRETIQRIYQGCKAHRIVQEEILCYTKNGEKYWVDLKITPVFDENGRCTHFVAVERDITRRKKSDDEMKRFKDMLEQTNGVARIGGWELYPGTGELYWSSITREIHEVGPDFVPTVEEAIGFYSEGTSRDAINQVVKECIANGTPWDSELELITAKGNQLWVRAIGQAEVNADGVCVRIFGAFQDITRRKQSEVAILNSELKFRSLYDSTSDAVILFNRDRYLDCNQAALDMFGIESRQALLKMRVGGLSGIDEPGWEARSEAFNKHLDIVYETGSNSLEWSYKRVDKQGEVFIAEVLLNLIAVKNEEIIQAVIRDITLRKRAEKELLEAREQAEEASKLKSEFLANMSHEIRTPLNGVVGFSDLLMKTNLDETQQQYMSMVFQSANSLLDIINDILDFSKIEAGKLELTREKTNLLEVCGQVADMVTYQAHQKHLEMLLNIPADVPRLVWADSIRLRQILLNLLSNAVKFTMTGEIELKIELLNKTNVHDYCFRFSVRDTGIGIEPQNQRRIFEAFSQEDSSTTKRFGGTGLGLTISNSLLGLMGSKLSLSSIADSGSTFFFDVVFSTVDGEDEFVWENAENIQHVLIIDNNLNNGRILKDMLNNKDIASNYVASGEEALALLADNQQYDVVLVDCQMPGWDGIETIRRIRMHDDKHLSQLPIILLNDSLEEEMLNSVGAELDIQHFLVKPVKIQQLFYTLSQLRIKNEPIPPRIWIEPVLSSERYGESNIKILIAEDHKINMLLVKTMLGKILPNAIIVEAVNGIDAIRAYGASSPDIVFMDIQMPEMNGYESTKEIRKLENEKRIPIIALTAGTVVGEREKCIDAGMDDYLTKPVLKDTLQETINKWLPKYQTS; encoded by the coding sequence ATGAATAATTTAGGGAAGAAGCTGTTCAAAATGCTGCGACAGGTTGAACGTGCCTTAAAGAAGGACAATGCCCCAAAAAATGCCCAGATTTTTACGACCGATGGCCAGCTCTACAACAGCTTTCTTAATAGTAGCTCCATTTACGCGATCGGCATTGATACCGACGGAAATTACAGTTATGTCAATGACCATTATTGTAATTTTTTCGGCCTGACCCGTGCAGAACTACTTGGTGCGTCATCGCTGGAAGGCATTGTCTCAGATGACATCGAAAAATGCCTGATGGTTGGCGAAAAGTGTTTTGTTAATCCAGGAATGCCCCATTCAGTGGTTCTCAGGAAAAGGTCTGCCCATGAAGGCATTAAAACTATACAGTGGGAATTCACCGGCATCGCTGATAGGTCGGGTATGGTCAAGGAGATTTTCTGCATAGGCTACGACATTACCCAGCGGCTCAAAGTCGAGGAAGATCTCTCAGTGCTGGTGTCCAACATGCAGGACGTGTTGTTCACCATTTCAGCAGAAGGCCTGTTTACCTACGTATCTCCGAGCTGGACCAAGATCTACGGTCATTCAATCGAAGAGACCATTGGACGGTCGTTTACAAATTTTGTACATCCCGAGGATCACGAGGTCTGTTTCAAAGCTTTGCGCACAACTGTCGAAACGGGCAAGCCGGTACCAGGTGGCGTGGAGCACAGAATCATTCACAAGAATGGCAACTGGACCTGGTGCAATACCGACGCTAATATTGACATGGCCAGTAAGGCGATTATTCTGACCAGTCACAATATTACAGAACTCAGAAACTCCCGTGAAAGGTTAAAGGAACTTGCCATAGTTGCTTCCAACACAACCGATTATATCGTTATCACCAACAGCAAGGGCTACATTACCTGGGTAAACAAAGCCTACGAAAACCAAACCGGCCATACCCGCCGTGAGATAAAAGGGAAGGACCCGACAGAACTCCTGTGTGGGCCTGAAACCAATCGCGAGACCATTCAACGGATTTATCAGGGATGCAAGGCCCACCGGATTGTTCAGGAAGAAATATTGTGCTATACTAAAAACGGCGAGAAGTACTGGGTCGATCTCAAAATTACCCCGGTATTTGACGAGAATGGTCGCTGTACCCATTTCGTTGCCGTAGAACGCGACATTACGCGCCGAAAAAAATCGGACGATGAGATGAAGCGCTTCAAGGATATGCTCGAACAAACCAATGGTGTGGCCAGGATTGGTGGCTGGGAGCTTTATCCCGGAACCGGAGAACTGTACTGGTCGTCGATCACAAGGGAAATACATGAGGTAGGCCCCGATTTTGTGCCGACCGTAGAAGAGGCTATTGGATTTTATAGCGAAGGCACCAGCAGGGACGCCATTAACCAGGTAGTAAAGGAATGCATCGCCAATGGTACCCCCTGGGACAGCGAGTTGGAATTGATCACTGCAAAAGGGAACCAGTTGTGGGTGAGGGCCATTGGGCAGGCCGAAGTTAATGCGGATGGCGTGTGCGTGAGAATTTTCGGTGCCTTTCAGGACATTACGCGCCGTAAGCAATCCGAAGTGGCGATCCTGAACTCCGAACTGAAATTCAGAAGCCTTTATGATTCTACCAGCGACGCGGTGATCCTGTTCAACAGAGACCGGTACCTGGATTGTAACCAGGCTGCCCTGGACATGTTTGGGATTGAGTCCCGGCAGGCACTACTGAAAATGCGTGTAGGTGGATTGTCGGGAATAGACGAGCCGGGATGGGAAGCCAGGTCCGAGGCCTTCAACAAACATCTTGATATTGTTTATGAAACAGGAAGCAACAGCCTTGAATGGTCGTACAAACGGGTGGATAAGCAGGGCGAAGTTTTCATAGCAGAGGTGCTTCTCAACTTGATAGCCGTAAAAAATGAGGAAATTATCCAGGCCGTTATCCGGGATATTACGCTGAGAAAGCGGGCGGAGAAAGAACTGCTCGAAGCACGCGAGCAAGCCGAAGAAGCCAGTAAACTGAAATCGGAGTTTTTGGCAAATATGAGCCATGAGATACGTACTCCGTTGAATGGGGTAGTCGGTTTTTCGGACTTGCTGATGAAAACCAACCTGGACGAAACCCAGCAGCAGTACATGTCGATGGTTTTTCAATCAGCCAACTCGCTGCTGGACATTATCAATGACATTCTGGATTTCTCAAAAATTGAGGCGGGAAAACTCGAACTGACGCGGGAGAAAACCAATCTTTTGGAGGTATGTGGCCAGGTGGCTGACATGGTTACTTATCAGGCCCATCAGAAGCATTTGGAAATGCTGCTCAATATCCCTGCCGACGTTCCGCGTTTGGTTTGGGCCGATTCGATCCGGTTGCGTCAGATTTTGCTGAACTTGTTGAGTAATGCGGTCAAATTTACGATGACTGGCGAAATTGAGCTGAAAATTGAGCTCTTGAACAAAACCAACGTACACGATTATTGCTTTCGCTTTTCTGTACGGGATACAGGAATTGGTATTGAACCGCAAAACCAACGCCGCATTTTTGAAGCATTTTCGCAGGAAGACTCGTCTACGACCAAGCGTTTTGGAGGCACGGGCCTCGGTCTGACAATATCAAATAGCCTGCTGGGCCTCATGGGCAGTAAGCTTAGTTTAAGCAGCATTGCCGACTCAGGAAGTACTTTCTTCTTTGATGTCGTATTCAGCACGGTGGACGGAGAGGATGAATTTGTCTGGGAAAATGCCGAAAACATTCAGCATGTGCTCATTATAGACAACAACCTCAACAATGGCCGTATTCTGAAGGATATGCTCAACAACAAAGACATTGCTTCAAATTATGTGGCAAGTGGGGAGGAGGCGCTCGCATTGCTGGCGGACAACCAACAATATGATGTGGTGCTGGTTGACTGCCAGATGCCCGGCTGGGACGGGATTGAAACGATCAGAAGAATCAGGATGCATGACGATAAGCACCTTTCGCAACTGCCCATTATCCTCTTGAACGACTCGCTTGAGGAGGAAATGCTGAATTCGGTTGGCGCAGAGCTTGATATCCAGCATTTTTTGGTTAAACCGGTGAAAATACAGCAGCTTTTCTACACGTTATCGCAGCTGCGGATAAAGAATGAACCTATACCACCGCGGATATGGATCGAACCTGTCTTGTCGAGTGAGAGGTATGGAGAGAGCAACATAAAGATTTTGATTGCTGAGGACCACAAGATTAATATGTTGCTGGTTAAGACCATGCTTGGTAAGATATTGCCCAACGCGATCATTGTAGAGGCTGTCAACGGAATAGACGCGATCCGGGCGTATGGCGCCAGCAGTCCCGATATTGTATTTATGGACATTCAAATGCCGGAAATGAATGGCTATGAATCCACGAAGGAGATCAGGAAGCTGGAAAATGAAAAAAGAATACCTATTATAGCACTCACGGCGGGTACTGTCGTGGGGGAGCGGGAGAAATGTATTGATGCAGGCATGGACGATTACCTGACCAAACCTGTTTTGAAAGATACCCTTCAAGAAACGATTAACAAATGGCTGCCTAAATATCAAACATCCTGA
- a CDS encoding tetratricopeptide repeat-containing sensor histidine kinase — MRENFILKLCILLLFAGKSVAENIDSASVNPGKTVGRLSDLYTKAEQSGTAWPDSLKLVAAQITAEGNRIQDKTAVIRGERYKAQALWRLGSHSEAMKSAIAALANAEKWKMTSEIPDIYAVIGNLHKEKANYKMAFQAVDKGMQAARIAKDTTSIIYMTRLKAMFTQGLGSQENDTAMIHRSLNMHLEGLKIAESSPRFERSRVAYYNNIAQVLVKRKETDQAFFYVKKGIKLAKKYNQLISLTYSYTWLSQIYLQRQDIERSKKYLFKALRITQELKNPFREMEVNRYLYQALEQTNNYKATLAAYTRYIEIRDSLRVLDNVRQIGELQVQYEAEKKDQQIAALGAINNVKTREISWITIGLGLFLILSLFMIFQYRIIARSNRILEENNGKINEQSDQMRLLMKELHHRVKNNLQIVSNLLSLQSNRLTDEDARQSIRTGQQRIEAMSLIHKSLYNQDNVNMVDMREYLTNLVESVMQSFGLSEERFRLILQVDVDELDIDMAMPLGLIVNEWITNSFKHAYQHVTNPELSLKLEMNDAIQLEIRDNGNGMDMKLWDRPGGSFGIKLIKVLSRQLDGQCRVAVDAGTSFTLEIPLPQLREAG; from the coding sequence ATGCGCGAAAATTTTATCTTAAAGCTCTGCATCTTGTTGCTGTTTGCCGGAAAAAGTGTGGCTGAAAACATTGATTCTGCTTCTGTGAACCCTGGTAAAACTGTTGGCAGACTATCGGATCTGTACACAAAGGCTGAGCAGTCTGGCACGGCCTGGCCGGATTCACTAAAACTAGTGGCCGCGCAGATCACCGCAGAAGGAAACAGGATTCAGGATAAAACGGCTGTAATCAGAGGCGAGCGTTACAAAGCCCAGGCGTTGTGGCGGCTTGGCAGCCATTCGGAGGCGATGAAGTCGGCCATCGCCGCGCTTGCAAATGCTGAAAAATGGAAAATGACTTCCGAGATACCGGATATATATGCGGTGATCGGAAATCTTCACAAAGAGAAGGCGAATTACAAAATGGCTTTTCAGGCCGTGGATAAGGGAATGCAGGCGGCGCGAATAGCCAAAGACACGACCTCGATCATTTACATGACAAGACTAAAAGCAATGTTCACCCAGGGACTCGGTTCGCAGGAAAATGATACGGCGATGATTCACCGTTCCCTGAATATGCATCTGGAAGGTTTGAAAATAGCTGAATCTTCGCCTCGTTTTGAACGCAGCAGGGTGGCTTATTACAACAACATTGCTCAGGTACTTGTGAAGCGCAAAGAGACTGACCAGGCTTTTTTTTACGTTAAAAAGGGTATAAAGCTGGCCAAAAAATACAATCAACTAATCTCTCTGACCTATAGCTACACCTGGCTGTCTCAGATCTATTTGCAGCGCCAGGACATTGAAAGAAGTAAAAAGTACCTGTTCAAAGCATTGCGGATCACGCAGGAGCTGAAAAACCCATTCAGGGAAATGGAGGTAAACCGCTATCTGTACCAGGCTTTGGAACAGACTAATAACTATAAAGCCACGCTGGCCGCATACACGCGCTACATTGAAATCAGGGATTCGCTAAGGGTACTCGACAATGTGCGGCAAATCGGAGAGCTGCAGGTGCAGTATGAAGCGGAGAAAAAAGATCAACAAATTGCTGCACTGGGCGCCATTAATAATGTGAAAACCAGAGAAATTAGCTGGATAACCATTGGATTGGGCCTTTTTCTGATACTTTCGCTATTTATGATTTTCCAGTACCGGATCATTGCCCGCAGCAACCGGATTTTAGAGGAGAATAACGGGAAAATCAACGAGCAGTCGGATCAGATGAGGCTTTTAATGAAGGAGCTGCACCACCGGGTCAAGAATAATTTACAGATCGTCTCGAATTTGCTGAGCCTGCAGTCAAACCGGTTGACGGACGAAGATGCCAGGCAAAGTATCCGAACCGGACAACAAAGAATTGAAGCCATGTCGCTGATCCACAAGAGTCTGTACAATCAGGACAATGTGAATATGGTAGACATGCGGGAGTATCTGACCAACCTTGTGGAAAGCGTTATGCAGAGTTTCGGTCTTAGCGAGGAACGTTTCAGACTGATACTACAGGTGGACGTCGACGAGCTTGACATTGACATGGCCATGCCACTAGGACTGATCGTCAATGAATGGATCACAAATTCCTTCAAGCACGCTTATCAGCACGTTACAAATCCCGAGTTATCTTTGAAGCTAGAAATGAATGATGCGATTCAGTTGGAAATCAGGGATAATGGAAACGGAATGGATATGAAATTATGGGACCGTCCTGGTGGTTCCTTTGGGATAAAATTAATAAAAGTCTTGTCCCGGCAACTTGACGGCCAGTGCCGCGTGGCAGTCGATGCAGGTACAAGTTTTACACTGGAAATTCCACTGCCGCAACTTCGGGAAGCTGGCTGA
- a CDS encoding magnesium transporter CorA family protein has product MIQTVTDKFKYPFEWLDIMEPSDEELKSVTEKYDLHESSINDWLQIDHLPKYEDVGSYTFIIFRIHAENAASEADTVTELTDKVAIFMNAKTVITLHKKQWSGPESIKKNQIDQHECKNTHHLVNEIIKSCLATYEVSSAKLTRDIEYYEENMFLKNRKPSLLEGLYYLRRKVEVTRRIIMLSHDIIEKMDAPTHSNTFTRDTRDLYVRLTNIYDTLFENMNQLVMIYFSISSQRTNEIVRVLTVFSVFFMPLTFIVGIYGMNFDFMPELRLRLGYPAVMILMGAITFGIYVWFKRRGWL; this is encoded by the coding sequence ATGATTCAAACTGTTACCGATAAATTCAAATATCCATTTGAGTGGCTGGATATTATGGAGCCTAGCGATGAAGAACTTAAAAGTGTTACTGAAAAATACGATTTGCATGAATCTTCGATTAATGACTGGCTTCAAATAGATCACTTGCCCAAATACGAAGATGTTGGAAGCTATACCTTTATTATTTTCAGAATACACGCTGAAAATGCCGCATCCGAGGCAGATACCGTCACCGAGCTGACTGATAAGGTAGCGATTTTTATGAACGCGAAGACGGTTATTACGCTTCACAAAAAACAATGGTCCGGGCCCGAATCCATCAAGAAGAATCAGATTGACCAGCATGAATGTAAAAACACCCATCACCTGGTCAATGAAATCATCAAAAGTTGTCTGGCCACATACGAGGTGTCTTCCGCTAAACTGACCCGGGATATTGAATATTATGAGGAAAATATGTTTCTTAAAAACCGCAAACCTTCGCTTCTGGAAGGCCTTTATTATCTGCGCAGAAAAGTAGAAGTGACCAGAAGGATCATCATGCTTTCCCACGACATTATCGAAAAAATGGATGCACCTACGCATAGCAATACCTTTACCCGCGACACGCGTGACCTGTACGTGAGGCTTACCAACATCTACGATACCCTTTTTGAGAATATGAACCAGCTGGTGATGATCTATTTCTCCATTTCTTCGCAACGCACCAATGAAATAGTAAGGGTACTGACGGTATTTTCGGTGTTTTTTATGCCGCTGACCTTCATTGTGGGCATTTACGGGATGAACTTTGACTTCATGCCTGAGCTCCGGCTGAGGTTGGGTTACCCCGCGGTCATGATCCTGATGGGGGCCATTACCTTTGGCATTTACGTCTGGTTTAAACGGCGTGGATGGTTGTAA
- a CDS encoding response regulator yields the protein MTIKKIRILILEDEGIQAMGLEETLEKHGYEVALIADNGKEALEFISHEPVDLALLDIHIKGDMDGIETAWKMKDVTSIPIIYLTAYMDNETVRRAEETAPAAYLTKPYRELNLINSIEIALQNANK from the coding sequence ATGACAATTAAAAAGATACGTATACTCATCCTGGAAGATGAAGGGATACAGGCCATGGGACTGGAAGAAACCCTCGAAAAGCATGGCTATGAGGTTGCCCTTATTGCAGACAACGGCAAGGAAGCCCTGGAATTTATCAGCCACGAGCCAGTAGACCTGGCACTGCTCGACATTCACATTAAGGGAGACATGGACGGGATAGAAACAGCCTGGAAAATGAAGGACGTGACCAGTATTCCCATTATTTACCTGACGGCCTATATGGATAACGAAACAGTACGCCGCGCAGAGGAAACTGCCCCGGCGGCGTACCTGACCAAGCCTTATCGTGAGCTAAATCTGATCAACAGCATTGAAATAGCCCTTCAAAATGCGAATAAATGA